One window of the Pseudomonas knackmussii B13 genome contains the following:
- a CDS encoding CbtA family protein, producing MTGKLLLRGMLVGILAGLLAFGFARVFGEPEVDRAIAFEEMGAAMHEVEETANGVAAHNHDHEEELVSREVQASFGLLTGVVVYSASMGGLFALVFAYALGRVGRIGPRSLGALLALAAFVSLYLVPSLKYPANPPSVGDPESIQRRTALFFLMIAVSVAAAAIAVNFARRLIARHGAWTGALAGVALYLLVCAVAAGLFPAVREVPADFPADLLWQFRLVSLGIQAILWSTLGLVFGWWVERSLVRPGRYALA from the coding sequence ATGACTGGAAAACTCCTGCTGCGCGGGATGCTCGTCGGCATCCTGGCAGGCCTGCTCGCCTTCGGTTTCGCCCGGGTCTTCGGGGAACCGGAGGTCGATCGCGCGATCGCCTTCGAGGAGATGGGCGCGGCCATGCACGAGGTCGAAGAAACGGCCAACGGCGTCGCTGCCCACAACCATGACCACGAAGAAGAACTGGTCAGCCGCGAAGTACAGGCCAGCTTCGGCCTGCTCACCGGCGTGGTGGTGTACAGCGCGTCCATGGGCGGTCTTTTCGCTCTGGTCTTCGCCTATGCCCTGGGCCGCGTCGGTCGCATCGGCCCACGCTCGCTCGGCGCGCTGCTGGCCCTGGCCGCCTTCGTCAGCCTGTACCTGGTGCCGAGCCTGAAGTACCCGGCCAATCCACCGTCGGTGGGCGATCCGGAAAGCATCCAGCGCCGCACCGCGTTGTTCTTCCTGATGATCGCCGTCTCCGTGGCCGCTGCCGCCATCGCGGTGAACTTCGCCCGCCGCCTGATCGCCCGGCACGGCGCCTGGACCGGCGCACTCGCCGGCGTAGCGCTGTACCTGCTGGTGTGCGCCGTCGCCGCCGGCCTGTTCCCCGCCGTGCGCGAAGTGCCGGCGGACTTCCCCGCCGACCTGCTCTGGCAGTTCCGCCTGGTTTCGCTGGGCATCCAGGCGATCCTCTGGAGCACCCTCGGGCTCGTCTTCGGCTGGTGGGTAGAGCGCAGCCTGGTCCGTCCGGGCCGCTACGCCCTGGCCTGA
- a CDS encoding VOC family protein — MSHRPSLIPCLRYRDAPAAIEWLCNTFGFRRQLVVDDGEGGIAHAQLCLPDGSGMLMLGSAVDNEYGRLMHSPAEVGGCTQSLYLVVADAEAMYRRALEAGASMVIDIRDEDYGGQGFTCRDPEGHVWSFGTYDPWH; from the coding sequence ATGTCCCACCGCCCGAGCCTGATCCCCTGCCTGCGCTACCGCGACGCGCCGGCCGCCATCGAATGGCTGTGCAACACCTTCGGCTTCCGCCGCCAGCTGGTGGTGGACGACGGCGAGGGTGGCATCGCCCACGCGCAGCTGTGCCTGCCGGACGGCAGCGGCATGCTGATGCTCGGTTCGGCGGTGGACAACGAATACGGCCGTCTGATGCACAGCCCGGCCGAAGTCGGCGGCTGCACCCAGAGCCTGTACCTGGTGGTGGCCGACGCCGAGGCCATGTACCGCCGCGCGCTCGAGGCCGGAGCGAGCATGGTGATCGACATTCGCGACGAGGATTACGGCGGCCAGGGCTTCACCTGCCGCGACCCCGAGGGGCATGTGTGGAGCTTCGGCACCTACGACCCTTGGCATTGA
- a CDS encoding aldo/keto reductase has protein sequence MNEVQFADGAKVPAIGQGTWRMGEDRAARKREVAALREGIERGMTLIDTAEMYGEGGSEEVVGEAIRDCRDQVFLVSKVYPHNASHRGVPAACERSLKRLGTDCLDLYLLHWRGQYPLEETVEAFERLREAGKIRRWGVSNFDLDDMRELGTTACATNQVQYSLEERGVEWDLLPWCQAQRMPLMAYCPVGQGGGLLHDATLREVAKRHAASPARVALAWLVQKGGVIAIPKAVDPAHVRDNAAALELRLDADDLARLDAAFPPPKRKAHLAVV, from the coding sequence ATGAACGAAGTGCAGTTCGCCGATGGCGCGAAGGTTCCGGCCATCGGCCAGGGCACCTGGCGCATGGGCGAGGACAGGGCGGCGCGCAAGCGCGAAGTGGCGGCCCTGCGCGAGGGCATCGAGCGGGGCATGACGCTGATCGACACCGCCGAGATGTACGGCGAAGGCGGCTCCGAAGAGGTGGTCGGCGAGGCCATTCGCGATTGTCGCGACCAGGTGTTCCTGGTCAGCAAGGTCTATCCGCACAACGCCAGCCACAGGGGTGTTCCGGCGGCCTGCGAGCGCAGCCTTAAGCGCCTGGGTACCGACTGCCTGGACCTCTACCTGCTGCACTGGCGCGGCCAGTACCCGCTGGAGGAAACCGTCGAGGCCTTCGAGCGCCTGCGCGAGGCCGGCAAGATCCGCCGTTGGGGCGTGTCCAATTTCGACCTCGACGACATGCGCGAGCTGGGCACCACGGCCTGCGCCACCAACCAGGTGCAATACAGCCTGGAAGAGCGCGGCGTCGAATGGGACCTGCTGCCCTGGTGCCAGGCACAGCGCATGCCGTTGATGGCCTACTGCCCGGTCGGGCAGGGCGGCGGGCTGTTGCACGATGCCACGCTGCGCGAAGTCGCCAAGCGCCACGCCGCGAGTCCGGCGCGGGTGGCCCTGGCCTGGCTGGTGCAGAAGGGCGGGGTGATCGCCATTCCCAAGGCCGTCGATCCGGCCCATGTGCGCGACAACGCCGCTGCGCTCGAACTGCGCCTGGACGCCGACGACCTGGCCAGGCTCGATGCTGCCTTCCCACCGCCCAAGCGCAAGGCGCATCTGGCAGTCGTGTAG
- a CDS encoding histidine phosphatase family protein yields the protein MPIRMSLVCHARTRAQREGRFARDDEALEHDHEAALAMRVGELRAPRRLLCAPELRARQTAAAWQGEALVLDELRDCDYGAWRGHGLDELPPEALADWLSNPDSTAHGGESQAQLCARVGAWLDGFCEEGHSVVVTHPAVLRAALLHVIGAGAQGFNTIDVEPLAVLRLTFNGRWRVRL from the coding sequence ATGCCGATCCGCATGAGTCTGGTTTGCCATGCCCGTACCCGGGCGCAGCGCGAAGGCCGCTTCGCCCGTGACGACGAGGCGCTGGAGCACGATCACGAAGCCGCGCTGGCGATGCGCGTTGGCGAGCTGAGGGCCCCGCGCCGACTGCTCTGCGCGCCGGAACTGCGCGCCCGGCAGACGGCCGCGGCCTGGCAGGGCGAGGCGCTGGTGCTCGATGAGCTTCGCGATTGCGACTACGGCGCCTGGCGCGGGCACGGCCTGGACGAGTTGCCACCGGAGGCGCTGGCCGACTGGCTGAGCAACCCCGACAGCACGGCCCACGGCGGCGAGTCGCAGGCCCAGTTGTGTGCGCGGGTCGGCGCCTGGCTCGACGGCTTTTGCGAGGAAGGGCACAGCGTCGTGGTCACCCATCCTGCGGTCCTGCGAGCAGCCTTGCTCCACGTGATCGGGGCCGGCGCGCAAGGCTTCAACACGATCGACGTCGAACCGCTGGCGGTGCTGCGCCTGACCTTCAACGGTCGCTGGCGCGTGCGCCTGTAG
- a CDS encoding CbtB domain-containing protein, with translation MAHSATHADSGVSIPVIPLGELLPWAVFGGLLLVLALYFVGAEQGATSMFKGMYVHEFVHDGRHLLGFPCH, from the coding sequence ATGGCTCATTCAGCCACCCACGCCGATTCCGGCGTTTCCATTCCCGTCATCCCGTTGGGCGAACTGCTGCCCTGGGCCGTTTTCGGCGGCCTGCTGCTGGTGCTGGCGCTGTACTTCGTCGGCGCCGAACAAGGCGCCACCTCGATGTTCAAGGGTATGTACGTCCACGAGTTCGTGCACGACGGCCGCCACCTGCTGGGCTTCCCCTGCCACTGA
- a CDS encoding LemA family protein has translation MSVSSLVTVAILAALLFGAIGAYNRLVSLRARYKNAFAQIEVQLKRRYDLIPNLVETAKAYLKHERETLEAVIAARNAAVAGLKAAAAHPGEAAGVAQLTSAEGALGGALGRLNVTMEAYPDLKASQNMQQLTEELSSTENKVAFARQAYNDAVMEYNTYRQSFPAVLLAPTFGHKTDAALLEFADSKQIQDAPKVTF, from the coding sequence ATGTCAGTCTCCTCCCTGGTAACCGTTGCCATCCTGGCCGCCCTGCTGTTTGGCGCGATCGGCGCCTACAACCGCCTGGTGAGCCTGCGCGCACGTTACAAGAACGCCTTCGCGCAGATCGAGGTGCAGCTCAAGCGCCGCTACGACCTGATTCCCAACCTGGTGGAAACCGCCAAGGCCTACCTCAAGCACGAGCGCGAAACCCTGGAAGCCGTGATCGCCGCGCGCAACGCCGCAGTGGCCGGGCTCAAGGCCGCCGCCGCGCACCCCGGCGAAGCTGCTGGCGTGGCGCAGCTGACCAGCGCCGAAGGCGCGCTGGGTGGCGCCCTGGGCCGGCTCAACGTGACCATGGAGGCCTACCCGGACCTCAAGGCCTCGCAGAACATGCAGCAGCTCACCGAGGAGCTGTCGAGCACTGAGAACAAGGTCGCCTTCGCCCGCCAGGCCTACAACGACGCGGTGATGGAGTACAACACCTACCGCCAGTCCTTCCCCGCCGTGCTGCTGGCGCCGACCTTCGGCCACAAGACCGACGCCGCCCTGCTCGAATTCGCCGACAGCAAGCAGATCCAGGACGCTCCCAAGGTCACCTTCTGA